In the Piscinibacter sp. XHJ-5 genome, one interval contains:
- a CDS encoding SDR family oxidoreductase, whose product MAALELWAGPECTVNRVRDVVRDQLEETGFAQRLDDLDRLASLGIRTLRFPLLWERTAADGLQHHDWRWADARLARMRELGMSCIAGLLHHGSGPMSTHLLDPAFASHLAHYAGCVARRYPQLDAYTPVNEPLTTARFGGLYGVWHPHRADDRSFVRAVLNQVQATVSAMRAIRAVQPAARLVQTDDLGYTRAVPRLQYQADFENERRWLAFDLLEGRVDRRHRLWRYLRRHGASEAELVALVDAPCPPDVIGINCYVTSERFLDNRLRHYPARLHGGNRRHRYVDVETVRVHGSQTGGFDARLLEAWQRYRRPLALTEVHLGCTREEQMRWLHQAWQAAHRVRAEGADIRAVTAWAAFGTVDWDSLVTQRSGRYEAGLWDVRGGAPRRTALAQLATQLAQGKEPDHPVLAGSGWWQRRIRHLYPTHGAPLSIAMDGRPLLITGGRGTLGRAYAHLCHMRGLPYVLLGRADLDIAEPRSIEAALRRWKPWAVINAAGFVRVDDAERQQPTQWRENVLGPALLAQACAGHALRLVTYSSDLVFDGAKAGPYVERDEPCPLNAYGEAKAEAERRVLAHAPDALVVRTAAFFGPWDRHNFVTQGLHALRGGARWPAAVDQEVSPTYVRDLVMASLDLLLDGESGIWHLANRGAASWFELATMAARAAGLGTEGIDAVRGETLGQVARRPRQAVLASERGQVMPPLDDALRRYVIDVGEDVLPQEDGGEQDAGMRRVA is encoded by the coding sequence ATGGCCGCCCTCGAACTGTGGGCGGGGCCCGAGTGCACCGTCAATCGGGTGCGGGACGTCGTGCGCGACCAGCTCGAAGAGACCGGCTTCGCGCAGCGCCTGGATGACCTCGACCGCCTGGCGAGCCTCGGCATCCGCACCCTGCGCTTTCCGCTGCTGTGGGAGCGCACGGCCGCCGACGGCCTCCAGCATCACGACTGGCGCTGGGCCGATGCACGGCTGGCGCGCATGCGCGAGCTCGGCATGTCATGCATCGCGGGCCTGCTGCATCACGGCAGCGGCCCGATGAGCACGCACCTGCTCGATCCCGCGTTCGCCTCGCATCTCGCGCACTACGCCGGCTGCGTGGCGCGGCGCTATCCGCAGCTCGATGCCTACACGCCGGTGAACGAGCCGCTGACCACCGCACGCTTCGGCGGCCTCTACGGCGTGTGGCATCCGCATCGCGCGGATGACCGCAGCTTCGTCCGTGCGGTGCTGAACCAGGTGCAGGCGACGGTGTCGGCAATGCGGGCGATTCGCGCCGTGCAACCGGCAGCCCGCCTCGTGCAGACGGATGACCTGGGCTACACGCGCGCCGTTCCGCGCCTGCAGTACCAGGCGGACTTCGAGAACGAGCGGCGCTGGCTCGCGTTCGATCTGCTCGAGGGCCGCGTCGACCGCCGACATCGTCTGTGGCGCTACCTGCGCCGCCACGGCGCCAGCGAAGCCGAGCTGGTCGCGCTCGTCGACGCACCCTGCCCGCCCGACGTGATCGGCATCAACTGCTATGTCACCAGCGAGCGCTTCCTCGACAACCGCCTGCGCCACTATCCGGCGCGCCTGCACGGCGGCAACCGGCGCCATCGCTACGTCGACGTCGAGACGGTGCGCGTGCACGGGTCCCAGACCGGCGGCTTCGATGCACGCCTGCTCGAAGCCTGGCAGCGCTATCGCCGGCCTCTCGCATTGACCGAGGTGCACCTGGGGTGCACGCGAGAGGAGCAGATGCGCTGGCTGCACCAGGCGTGGCAGGCCGCGCACCGCGTGCGCGCCGAAGGTGCCGACATCCGCGCCGTCACCGCCTGGGCGGCCTTCGGCACGGTCGACTGGGACAGCCTGGTGACACAGCGCAGCGGCCGCTATGAAGCCGGGCTATGGGATGTGCGCGGCGGCGCGCCGCGCCGCACTGCACTGGCCCAGCTGGCGACGCAGCTCGCGCAGGGCAAGGAGCCCGACCATCCGGTGCTGGCCGGCAGTGGATGGTGGCAGCGCCGCATCCGCCATCTCTATCCGACGCACGGCGCGCCCCTGTCGATCGCGATGGACGGCCGCCCGCTGTTGATCACCGGCGGACGCGGCACGCTGGGCCGGGCCTACGCCCATCTCTGCCACATGCGGGGCTTGCCGTATGTTTTGCTCGGCCGGGCCGATCTCGACATCGCCGAGCCGCGGTCCATCGAAGCCGCACTCCGCCGCTGGAAGCCCTGGGCCGTCATCAATGCGGCGGGCTTCGTGCGCGTCGACGACGCCGAGCGCCAGCAGCCCACGCAGTGGCGCGAGAACGTGCTGGGCCCGGCGCTGCTCGCGCAGGCATGCGCCGGTCACGCGCTGCGGCTGGTGACCTATTCGAGCGACCTGGTGTTCGACGGCGCCAAGGCCGGGCCGTACGTCGAGCGCGACGAGCCCTGTCCGCTCAACGCGTACGGCGAGGCCAAGGCCGAGGCCGAGCGGCGCGTGCTGGCCCATGCGCCCGACGCGCTGGTGGTGCGCACCGCGGCCTTCTTCGGGCCCTGGGACCGGCACAACTTCGTCACGCAGGGGCTGCACGCCCTTCGCGGCGGGGCGCGCTGGCCGGCGGCTGTCGACCAGGAGGTGTCGCCGACCTATGTGCGCGATCTCGTCATGGCCTCGCTGGATCTGCTGCTCGACGGCGAGAGCGGCATCTGGCATCTGGCCAATCGCGGCGCGGCGAGCTGGTTCGAGCTGGCCACGATGGCCGCCCGCGCTGCAGGCCTCGGCACCGAGGGCATCGATGCCGTGCGCGGCGAGACCCTGGGACAGGTGGCGCGGCGCCCCCGGCAGGCCGTGCTCGCCAGCGAACGCGGGCAAGTCATGCCGCCACTGGACGATGCCCTTCGGCGCTACGTGATCGACGTGGGGGAGGATGTGCTGCCGCAGGAGGATGGCGGCGAGCAGGACGCGGGCATGAGGCGCGTCGCATAG